GGTTTGGGGAGAAGGTTTTGGTGATGACTCGTACTGGAGTGCTCTGACTTTTAGCAATATCTTCCAGATGAAACGCCTTATCCAACAAGAGGGACCACTGAACTTGAGTCTGGTTGTGCCTTTGCACTGCAGAAATTACCTAAATTGAACACAAACAAGTACAACTTTACTTAACCAtccttcacacacacagctttttgAGAAATCAACACTACAAATAAGGAGAAGATAGATACTTTTTCATGAAGTTTGATTAGGCCACTTTTGGTAGGAATAGAAGGACCTTCACAAGGAGAGCTTTCCAGGTTTCTTCCCATCTCTTGCTGGTAGCGAATAGGACACTGTAATTCACATGCAGGTTATTTCAGAGTGGTAGCATCAAGCAATGTTAAAATGCATACATGCAttttgtgaaagaaagaaaaattggcTCTGCTTAGTAAACAATGGCCTTTATGCAATTCCTACCTTTGTCATAATAGTATCTACACATTTCCTGAGGCTGTGGTTGAACCTTACAGACTCATTTAGGTCTGCAActtcctgaaaacagaaataaagtttttttaatagttacaaaaacaaaaaaacaaacagatcaaaCTAACAGCAAGGTAAAAAATTGTGTTCTGATTTAAAGTATACATATTATCTAAAAACTCTCACCTCCATAACATCTGCTAAGTCCTCCTCTGCTGAAGCTTTCTCCGTTGCCAGTTTCGCTACTTTAAAGTATGTCTTGGCCAGTAAGAAACTGTTTGAAGATGAGAACCAATAAGATCGTGGGATCTCCACTAAGCCATAGCCAAGCAACAGCACCAAAAGGAACAGGCCCCAGGTGTTAGCAGCTGTGATACCGATGGTCTGGAGTTCTGTCCTggatattttttacaatataaaacaaGAGCTCAGACCAATGTATGCAACATATGatacattttccaaatgttttgtttttccttgatGAATTTAAACAATACTGACATACCATGTGAGCCTCAGCTTTAGATGAGCAGAGACATAGATCAGCAGgcagatgaagatgaggaggtaGGTGCCataataaattgcattttctatAAGAGCTGTTTTAACCTTCCCAACAATGGAGAAAGCTCCAGAACGTGCATAGGACTGCATGAAGGGCAACAGCAGCCTGAGCAGTCATGCATAGAGGAAACAGagtaaacacataaatatattaaatatctataaatatatatatatttatttatttttctctggaCTTCATTAAAAAGTGTAATAATATACTAAAGTCTCAGTCTATTTTAGGGTCCTGGATGATTAAAGGAATTCACCATGTAAGAAACTGGGACGTCCAATAGACAACCCTCCAAAACACTGGCAGGACATGATCAGGGATGTAACTCCAgggcttcacacacacatttgctgCACTGAAagtaagcaaacacacacaaagtcagatataacaaagataaaaatgctCACAACAGCTTTGTAAGCTTGGATTTGGAATTGTGAGTTGTGGGCTCCTTAAAGTActatattttaatttagctgAAACCTCGAAATACCAAAACTTTATtagtacaaaagaaaaaggacacTCTACGCAAGAGTCATGGCTTAGTTTGGAAAACGTtgtgtgaataaaatatatattgcaGAATGGCATCCATCTCCACAGTGTTGACACCAATTGGAGGGGAGAAAATTAACTTGGAATCAAACGACTTACAGCATGATAGACCCTGGCTATTTGCTTTTCTTACATGTCCTAATAATACACTTTagttactaaataaaaattggaACAATCAAAAATTTGTATCAGCTGGTCAAAGGATTACAAAAATATAGTATTAGAAAAAGGCCTCAAGTTTCTGATCAGTGCATCTCAAATAAAAAGCTTGTTAGAATTTCAATTTTGACTTCAAGTAATTAGGGATTTAATACACATTTTTGATTAACATTCCCAAAATCAGAATAGTAGTATTGTACCAATTGTACATTGTAGataatttcaaaagtttaacatgggcaaaaacactttttactgAGGCTGACTATGTGGTTcccctacatttttttttttactaaatgttgTGTTTAACTAAAAAGTAACAAGTTATTATGTTGGAGGAACCACCAATTGAAGGATCATTCTGACCCCAACCTGAAAAGAAATGGGATGATGATCAATGTGAGAAATACTACAACAATTGAGTTTACCTTGAAGGCTGGAAAGGAGCTGAATCAGAAAGTTCACCTTGGGTTTGAGAGGGAGTGTAGTTTGAATTGTCATGAATGCACTGGTTGTAGATGGTCTAAGAAAAGAGCAACGGAAATATAatgacacaaacacattcaaagTACCCAAACAAGGAAAAATGCTtgttaataaatttaaaaagttgtagGCAAACATGAACCCCTACCGTGCTGACATCAAGTGGGAGGATGAAAACGATGAGGAAGCAGAGGTACCAGGACAGAAGCGTCCCTAAGAGGACGAGACGATGCTGTTTCCTCAAGTCTCCATAACGATGGAGAAGGTAGAAGGCCAGGAGGAAAACCACAACAACCACAGCACACAATCCAGCAGCAGACATGCCGATAAATAATCAAATCATATGTGAAAACGTCATGATGAcagtcagtctgctgggaacgaagagacagagagaaggaaATAAGACAGGAACTCATTATTACAGGATGGATATCAGCCCTTATCTGCAGGAGAGAAAGGCTAAACAGCATGATGTCATTACTCAGGACATGTGAGATGtgtaaaatttaacaaaagagGGGGAAGGTAAAAATGCAGGGAGATTTTTTTGATGCCAACATAACAAAGTTCTAATGCTGAATCTAACAGTAAACATAAAAACGTGGGGAAAAGGATACCAGAAATAATGGTACTTTGTAATGATTAAGTAACATGCTTTGTACCTTGGAAACTGATATGGATACGGAAAAAAAACACGCTACAACCCTTAAGTTTTACCGTTACTTTTAAcgtgttgttgttgctgttgtttttaaagtgtttacaAAGCTAACTAGATGACATACcggtatttgttttatttagtcacTGTGCTAACATTGGACTTCATGAACAATAAACTCTCAAGCGGTCTAAAAATGCCTTTGGAAAGCTAAATCTTACCTTTGAAGATACCTTGTCTGGGTAAAGTTAACTAACAGTTATATTCCGTTTCTTCCCCTTCCAACTCCAACTGTTAAACGAAACCTTTGGAACCACGTCGCGCAACGTACGCATTTTAGGCACTCCAACGTATGTCTGCGCAACACACTAGGAATTGTGGGTATTGTAGGATTCGTTCGCTGACGAATTAAACTCCAAATATTACAAacgtaaaatgttttaaccctctatggcatgactttttatttttgtggggaagaaatattttcctgcattctttgggagcttggtggtccctaattacatgtcaatcataaaatcggactctgacacctcctggaaccagatttgggtttgttgcctcagggtaacattggtctagaacaccaagattgtctacactgattatgagaaatgaaatacaaatcaaacaaaaactatattcataaaagaactattttttggacaaaaatatgtcaaaaatcatgcccccccaagaaataaaataaaggagcaatgtgaggtacagctatgtggtttgttgcctgagggcaacgccatgccaaaTCCAATTGATGATATAAAAAGCGTATaaataattgtacatttaaagATGAGAATGTGAAATTTAAGTTTCATGTA
The genomic region above belongs to Xiphophorus maculatus strain JP 163 A chromosome 12, X_maculatus-5.0-male, whole genome shotgun sequence and contains:
- the LOC102236547 gene encoding LMBR1 domain-containing protein 2-B-like, producing MSAAGLCAVVVVVFLLAFYLLHRYGDLRKQHRLVLLGTLLSWYLCFLIVFILPLDVSTTIYNQCIHDNSNYTPSQTQGELSDSAPFQPSSAANVCVKPWSYIPDHVLPVFWRVVYWTSQFLTWLLLPFMQSYARSGAFSIVGKVKTALIENAIYYGTYLLIFICLLIYVSAHLKLRLTWTELQTIGITAANTWGLFLLVLLLGYGLVEIPRSYWFSSSNSFLLAKTYFKVAKLATEKASAEEDLADVMEEVADLNESVRFNHSLRKCVDTIMTKCPIRYQQEMGRNLESSPCEGPSIPTKSGLIKLHEKVISAVQRHNQTQVQWSLLLDKAFHLEDIAKSQSTPVRVITKTFSPNPLGWVRRFIYTPTVEWYWECAFRKTFCRLLAVLLSLLSVAVVWSECTFFSSQPILSLFAVFVQKAEQHYNYILIEMVCFVSILFMCVCVYSTVFRIRVFNYYHLVPHHQTDAYSLLFSGMLFCRLTPPLCLNFLGLIHLDSAISHQDRIQTSYTSIMGSMRLLPVISDGFYIYYPMLVVLLCIATIYKLGSRFLNLLGFYQFITDNEFTSELVDEGKELVRRERRIRQRAEDGQNRRWAWRERYRVQATSERSRADYSELDENTPETEMRKSVNRSNGNIEQHTGLLQDNSSDDSFPNRRSAAGQYLSFSPSLKGLFDDV